The following proteins are co-located in the Mesorhizobium sp. M1E.F.Ca.ET.045.02.1.1 genome:
- a CDS encoding agmatinase, whose translation MTASPSFLGFPDRLAEGRTPRAVIFGAGHGSTYPGKDSSGYVLAAGAIRAASQGDAPLIENWDFDLGGPLFDGKPVCCVDAGNVLTIMHDNDGNRARIEAKTREVLALQAVPTLLGGDDSVVIPFLAGFTDHGPVWILQIDAHIDWRDEVDGERFGYSSPMRRASEMPHIAGIVQVGLRSVGSARRAEIEAARRYGSRFVTAREVHAQGVEAALMHIPEGAQVVVTLDCDGLDPFIMPGVAARTPGGLTYTQVIDLIAGLGKRGRIAGFDLVEFYPPADIDGLSALTAARLIVNAIGAIVRQG comes from the coding sequence ATGACCGCTTCACCTTCCTTTCTCGGCTTTCCCGATCGCCTCGCAGAAGGCCGTACACCCCGCGCGGTGATCTTCGGAGCCGGTCACGGCAGCACCTATCCCGGCAAGGACAGCAGCGGCTATGTCCTGGCCGCCGGTGCCATCCGCGCGGCGAGCCAGGGCGATGCGCCGCTGATCGAGAACTGGGATTTCGATCTCGGCGGCCCGCTGTTCGACGGCAAGCCGGTCTGCTGCGTCGACGCCGGCAACGTCTTGACCATCATGCACGACAATGACGGCAACCGCGCCCGGATCGAGGCGAAGACGCGCGAGGTCCTGGCATTGCAGGCTGTGCCGACCCTGCTCGGCGGCGACGATTCCGTGGTCATTCCCTTCCTCGCCGGCTTTACGGATCACGGGCCAGTCTGGATCCTGCAGATCGATGCCCATATCGATTGGCGCGACGAGGTCGATGGCGAACGCTTCGGCTATTCGAGCCCGATGCGCCGGGCGAGCGAGATGCCGCATATCGCCGGCATCGTACAGGTCGGCCTGCGCAGCGTCGGCAGCGCACGCCGCGCAGAAATCGAAGCGGCGCGGCGCTACGGCAGCCGCTTCGTGACCGCCCGCGAGGTTCATGCCCAAGGCGTCGAAGCCGCTCTCATGCATATTCCGGAAGGCGCGCAAGTCGTCGTCACCCTCGACTGCGATGGCCTCGATCCCTTCATCATGCCAGGCGTGGCGGCGCGCACACCCGGCGGTCTCACCTACACGCAGGTGATCGACCTGATCGCGGGTCTCGGCAAGCGGGGCAGGATCGCCGGGTTCGATCTCGTCGAGTTCTATCCTCCCGCCGACATTGACGGCCTGTCGGCGCTCACCGCAGCGAGACTTATCGTCAATGCGATCGGCGCCATCGTCCGGCAGGGTTAG
- a CDS encoding DUF1127 domain-containing protein yields the protein MNDIFAPAPHQAACRATVVRPSKMSPRRYSLATLRSIVAGWREQTHFRWDLKRISETNPHLIDDIGLTRHQVDEEIAKLPFWQR from the coding sequence ATGAACGATATTTTTGCCCCGGCGCCGCATCAGGCAGCGTGCAGAGCGACGGTCGTAAGGCCGTCGAAAATGTCGCCTCGGCGTTACAGCCTGGCGACCCTGCGAAGCATCGTCGCGGGTTGGCGCGAGCAGACGCACTTTCGCTGGGACCTCAAGCGAATCTCGGAAACCAATCCGCATCTGATCGACGATATCGGTTTGACGAGACATCAGGTGGACGAAGAGATCGCCAAGCTGCCTTTCTGGCAACGATAA
- a CDS encoding winged helix-turn-helix domain-containing protein, whose protein sequence is MRRMQGSRFAFGPFVLDPGAGTLLRNDVPVAVGNRGIKLLAALAGRPGEILGKAELMDAAWPGTAVEEGNLTVQIAQLRKLLGPAADGGEWIATVPRVGYRFTGAIEQLGGAVRKPLPLPSKPSIAVLPFVAFSSDPEQDSFADGLTEDLITDLSRNAGLFVIARNSVFAYKGKAMDVRRIAEELGVRYLLEGSARRAAGRVRINAQLVDAVSGEHLWAERFDRSLEDIFAVQDEVTAKIVEALLGRLRAPPPRNRPRNLEAYDLCVRARKLIDDSPQTAREAHLMLMRAVSLDPDYAEAYRWLAMNHWMGWVHWGEPIEPNRGVALELARKAVAIDPNDAGCHWVLANLLAYERRFDEADAEFAKAIELDPNDADTWATISDIEVLAGQIEESLEHIRKAFRLNPYPPSWYYLTLGQAQYAAGEYEAAVETLRRDETYRTSSRRFLAASLAQLGRFDEARAEVEMFLVANPHFSTSHWVWTEPFRDAATLEHFVDGFRKAGLPE, encoded by the coding sequence ATGCGCCGCATGCAGGGCTCGCGCTTCGCCTTCGGTCCATTCGTGCTTGATCCGGGTGCGGGAACGCTCCTTCGGAACGATGTCCCTGTTGCCGTTGGCAATCGCGGGATAAAGCTGCTTGCCGCGCTCGCCGGACGGCCCGGAGAAATCCTGGGCAAGGCCGAGTTGATGGATGCTGCGTGGCCGGGCACGGCCGTCGAGGAAGGCAACCTCACCGTTCAGATCGCGCAGCTCAGGAAGCTGCTCGGTCCGGCCGCCGATGGCGGTGAATGGATCGCCACGGTTCCGCGCGTCGGCTACCGCTTCACCGGAGCGATCGAACAGCTCGGCGGCGCGGTGCGAAAGCCTTTGCCGCTGCCCAGCAAGCCATCGATAGCGGTGCTGCCCTTCGTTGCTTTCTCCAGCGATCCCGAGCAGGACTCCTTCGCGGATGGGCTGACCGAGGATCTGATCACCGACCTGTCCAGGAATGCCGGCCTGTTCGTCATCGCCCGCAACTCGGTCTTTGCCTACAAAGGCAAGGCGATGGACGTGCGCAGGATCGCCGAGGAGCTTGGCGTGCGCTACCTGCTGGAGGGCAGCGCAAGACGCGCCGCCGGGCGCGTGCGCATCAACGCGCAACTGGTCGACGCGGTGAGCGGCGAACATCTGTGGGCGGAACGCTTCGATCGCAGCCTGGAAGATATTTTTGCCGTCCAGGACGAGGTGACGGCCAAGATCGTGGAGGCGTTGCTCGGCCGCCTGCGCGCGCCGCCGCCGCGCAACCGGCCCAGGAACCTCGAGGCCTATGATCTGTGCGTGCGGGCGCGCAAGCTGATCGACGACTCGCCGCAGACGGCACGGGAAGCGCATCTGATGCTGATGCGCGCGGTTTCGCTCGATCCGGACTATGCCGAGGCTTATCGCTGGCTTGCCATGAACCATTGGATGGGATGGGTGCATTGGGGCGAACCCATCGAACCCAACCGCGGCGTCGCCCTGGAACTGGCGCGCAAGGCTGTCGCGATCGATCCCAACGATGCCGGCTGCCACTGGGTGCTGGCCAACCTGCTTGCCTATGAGCGCCGCTTCGACGAGGCGGACGCTGAATTCGCCAAGGCGATCGAGCTCGACCCGAACGATGCCGACACCTGGGCGACGATATCAGACATCGAGGTTCTGGCCGGCCAGATCGAGGAAAGCCTCGAGCACATTCGCAAGGCGTTCCGGCTCAACCCTTATCCGCCGAGCTGGTACTATCTGACACTCGGCCAGGCGCAGTATGCGGCCGGCGAGTACGAAGCCGCCGTCGAGACGCTGCGCAGGGACGAGACCTATCGCACGAGCTCACGCCGTTTCCTGGCGGCAAGCCTTGCCCAACTCGGCCGGTTCGACGAGGCGCGCGCAGAGGTCGAGATGTTCCTCGTCGCCAACCCGCATTTCAGCACCAGCCACTGGGTCTGGACCGAACCGTTCCGCGACGCCGCGACGCTCGAGCATTTCGTCGACGGCTTTCGCAAGGCTGGTTTGCCGGAGTGA
- a CDS encoding GFA family protein: protein MDRFTGGCLCGKVRIVASGRPYRVGICHCLDCRKHHGSLFHASAIFPQDAVTIAGETRDYAGRFFCPRCGSSVFARTADEIEVSLGSLDAPDQLRPTYELWTVRRESWLPPFPLNRRYERDRDATGRFEE from the coding sequence ATGGACAGGTTCACGGGCGGTTGCCTGTGCGGCAAGGTCCGGATCGTGGCGTCGGGTCGCCCATACAGGGTCGGCATTTGTCACTGTCTCGACTGCCGCAAGCATCACGGGTCGCTGTTTCACGCTTCCGCGATTTTCCCTCAAGATGCGGTGACGATCGCCGGCGAAACGCGCGACTATGCCGGGCGGTTCTTCTGCCCGCGCTGCGGCTCGTCCGTTTTCGCGCGCACCGCGGACGAAATCGAAGTCAGCCTGGGATCGCTGGACGCCCCTGACCAACTGAGGCCAACCTACGAACTGTGGACCGTCCGCCGCGAGTCCTGGTTGCCGCCGTTTCCGCTCAACAGACGATACGAACGTGATCGCGACGCCACGGGCCGTTTTGAGGAGTAG
- a CDS encoding class I SAM-dependent methyltransferase: protein MAAGISERITAFVEALPLKPGLRVLEIGCGPGVAARAVARRIGHGFILAIDRSEKAIQLARAGSADEMALGCLDFRCVAIEDFALRSGEDLFDIAFAMRVGALDGRHPEAGRAALTRIKSALKPGGRLFIDGGDPLKEVELGGALPL, encoded by the coding sequence ATGGCTGCCGGAATCTCCGAGCGGATAACCGCTTTCGTCGAAGCTCTCCCATTGAAACCGGGACTTCGCGTCCTGGAGATCGGATGCGGCCCCGGCGTTGCCGCTCGTGCCGTCGCTCGCCGTATCGGCCATGGCTTCATTCTGGCCATCGACCGTTCGGAAAAGGCAATCCAATTGGCGCGGGCGGGATCGGCCGATGAGATGGCTTTGGGCTGCCTTGATTTCAGGTGCGTAGCGATCGAGGACTTCGCGTTGAGGTCAGGCGAAGACCTCTTCGATATCGCCTTTGCGATGCGGGTCGGCGCCCTTGACGGGCGTCACCCCGAGGCTGGCCGGGCGGCGTTGACGCGCATCAAGTCCGCCCTGAAACCAGGTGGCCGGCTGTTCATCGACGGCGGCGATCCACTGAAGGAGGTCGAGTTAGGGGGCGCCCTGCCTCTTTAG
- a CDS encoding aldose 1-epimerase family protein, producing the protein MEQDSLMLHGDGISATIVGQGAELVSLRDADGTELLWQAGPAWRRHSPVLFPIVGRLKGDRLRHRGQNYPMTQHGFARDRRFAWVQRTPSSCTLVLMDGAETSVHYPFAFYLTVSYSLAPRQLDVTFEVTNIGEELLPASIGAHPAFNWPLLPELPKEAYRLTFADNEPAPIRRLKDGLLLPAPQPTPIEGKALALSERLFDDDAVILDQPASTSVRYAADRGPSIEMSWQGFNELGIWSKPGGAPFLCIEPWHGLASPVDFDGEFADKPGVMLIEPGAKRTLSYQIGVG; encoded by the coding sequence ATGGAACAGGATAGCCTGATGCTTCACGGTGACGGCATCTCGGCGACCATCGTCGGGCAGGGCGCCGAATTGGTTTCCTTGCGCGACGCCGACGGCACGGAGCTTCTGTGGCAGGCAGGGCCTGCCTGGCGGCGCCATTCCCCAGTCCTGTTTCCGATCGTCGGCCGGCTCAAGGGCGACCGGTTGCGCCATCGCGGCCAAAACTATCCGATGACGCAGCATGGTTTCGCCCGCGACAGGCGCTTCGCCTGGGTGCAGCGGACGCCTTCGTCCTGCACCCTGGTCCTAATGGACGGTGCCGAAACCAGTGTCCATTACCCATTCGCTTTCTATCTGACCGTAAGCTATAGCCTCGCTCCTCGGCAGCTAGACGTGACCTTCGAAGTTACCAACATAGGCGAAGAACTGCTGCCGGCCTCGATCGGCGCTCACCCCGCCTTCAACTGGCCGCTGCTGCCGGAACTGCCCAAGGAAGCCTATCGGCTGACCTTTGCCGACAATGAGCCCGCGCCGATCCGCCGCCTGAAGGATGGGCTTTTGCTCCCGGCACCGCAGCCAACGCCCATCGAAGGCAAGGCGCTTGCGCTCTCCGAACGGCTGTTCGACGATGACGCGGTCATCCTGGACCAGCCTGCCAGCACCAGCGTCCGCTATGCCGCCGACCGCGGCCCATCGATAGAGATGTCCTGGCAGGGGTTCAACGAGCTGGGCATCTGGTCCAAACCCGGCGGGGCGCCGTTCCTGTGCATCGAGCCCTGGCATGGCCTCGCAAGCCCGGTCGATTTCGACGGCGAATTTGCCGACAAGCCAGGCGTGATGCTGATCGAGCCGGGCGCGAAGCGGACCCTGAGCTATCAGATCGGCGTCGGCTGA
- a CDS encoding Bax inhibitor-1/YccA family protein, whose amino-acid sequence MNSPNLGYRMGAGVQTGAVYDEGLRKHMLRVYNYMGLGLVVTGLVALAVASTPALYVPIFSSPLKWVVMLAPLAFVMLFSFKMQTMSAASAQAMFWAFCAVMGLSLASVFLVFTGTSIARTFFIAATMFGATSLYGYTTRRDLTQFSSFLIMGLIGVVIASLVNLFLGSTALQFAISVIGIAVFIGLTAWDTQTIKEQYADNFDAESQQKLAVFGAFSLYLNFINIFQLLLNFTGERE is encoded by the coding sequence ATGAACAGCCCCAATCTGGGATACCGAATGGGCGCCGGCGTCCAGACCGGCGCGGTCTATGACGAGGGCCTGCGCAAGCACATGCTGCGCGTCTACAACTATATGGGCCTCGGCCTCGTCGTCACCGGCCTTGTCGCCTTGGCCGTCGCCTCGACGCCGGCGCTCTACGTGCCGATCTTCTCCAGCCCGCTGAAATGGGTGGTGATGCTGGCGCCGCTCGCCTTCGTCATGCTCTTCTCGTTCAAGATGCAGACGATGTCGGCGGCAAGCGCGCAGGCCATGTTCTGGGCCTTCTGTGCCGTCATGGGCCTGTCGCTCGCTTCCGTGTTCCTGGTGTTCACCGGCACCAGCATCGCGCGCACCTTCTTCATCGCTGCGACGATGTTCGGCGCCACCAGCCTCTATGGCTACACGACCAGGCGCGACCTGACGCAGTTCTCGTCCTTCCTGATCATGGGCCTGATCGGCGTGGTGATTGCCAGCCTCGTCAACCTGTTCCTGGGCTCGACCGCGCTGCAGTTTGCCATCTCGGTGATCGGCATTGCCGTCTTCATCGGCCTGACCGCCTGGGATACGCAGACGATCAAGGAGCAGTATGCCGACAATTTCGACGCGGAATCGCAGCAGAAGCTCGCCGTCTTCGGCGCCTTCTCGCTCTATCTGAATTTCATCAACATCTTCCAGCTGCTGCTGAATTTCACCGGCGAGCGCGAATAG
- a CDS encoding anti-sigma factor, which produces MTAIVDPVTDADLDAYVDDQLDVARRIEVEAFLSARPEVAARVMSDLRTRDELRVALAGSGGMAQPATTEAARRLERALARDRVFSVLQRAAAAAVLVAAGWLANGFFGPIAVTKVVASTQPPAYVEEAVSAHRTTLVRETMPSQAEAPNYNADEIRAATAIVMPSLPDDWKIRDVQIYPSRFGPSVEMAVETKDLGLVSLFAIRPGTFDVVKPTVAPSGDISSAYFQIGEVAYAVVGRGDAGDLDRAAEKLARTLY; this is translated from the coding sequence ATGACCGCTATCGTCGATCCCGTAACCGATGCCGATCTCGACGCCTATGTCGACGATCAGCTCGACGTTGCCCGCCGCATCGAGGTCGAGGCGTTCCTGTCCGCCCGTCCCGAGGTGGCGGCGCGGGTGATGTCCGATCTCAGGACGCGCGACGAGTTGCGCGTGGCGTTGGCCGGGTCGGGCGGCATGGCGCAGCCGGCAACAACCGAGGCGGCGCGCCGGCTGGAGAGGGCGCTCGCCAGGGATCGCGTCTTTTCCGTGCTGCAGCGGGCGGCCGCGGCCGCCGTGCTGGTGGCGGCGGGCTGGCTCGCCAACGGCTTCTTCGGGCCGATCGCGGTGACCAAGGTTGTCGCCTCGACGCAGCCGCCCGCCTATGTCGAGGAAGCGGTGAGCGCGCACCGGACGACGCTGGTGCGCGAGACGATGCCATCTCAGGCCGAAGCGCCAAATTACAATGCCGACGAAATCCGCGCCGCGACAGCGATCGTCATGCCCTCGCTTCCCGATGACTGGAAGATACGAGACGTCCAGATCTATCCGTCGCGTTTCGGGCCGAGCGTCGAGATGGCGGTCGAGACGAAGGACCTCGGCCTGGTGTCGCTCTTCGCCATCAGGCCGGGCACGTTCGACGTGGTGAAACCGACGGTCGCGCCCTCGGGCGATATCTCATCCGCCTATTTCCAGATCGGCGAGGTGGCCTACGCCGTCGTCGGACGAGGCGATGCCGGCGATCTCGACCGGGCCGCCGAAAAGCTGGCCCGAACGCTTTACTGA
- a CDS encoding sigma-70 family RNA polymerase sigma factor, which produces MLRKQGMKRSMVDIVGQLGSLRRYARSLTRDSADAEDLVHDALVRAYERRGTFRSGGNLRAWLLAIVHNIFIDGVRSRRSEAARIEQAGHLADVSAPAPQDHRVRLSQVREAFLSLPEEQRSALHLVAIEGLSYAQAAEVSGVPLGTLMSRIGRARAALREMEEGASARGKNHLRIVGVEP; this is translated from the coding sequence ATGCTCCGTAAACAGGGCATGAAACGGTCGATGGTCGATATTGTCGGGCAGTTGGGGTCGCTGCGGCGCTACGCGCGCTCGCTGACGCGCGACAGCGCCGATGCGGAGGATCTGGTCCACGATGCGCTGGTGCGCGCCTATGAGCGTCGCGGCACCTTTCGCTCGGGCGGCAATTTGCGCGCCTGGCTGCTCGCGATCGTGCACAACATCTTCATCGACGGTGTGCGCTCGCGCCGGTCGGAAGCCGCGCGCATCGAGCAGGCCGGACATCTTGCCGATGTCAGCGCACCCGCGCCGCAGGATCACCGGGTGCGCCTCTCGCAGGTGCGGGAAGCCTTCCTGTCGCTGCCTGAGGAACAACGCTCCGCCCTGCATCTCGTCGCCATCGAAGGGCTGAGCTACGCCCAGGCAGCGGAAGTCAGCGGCGTGCCGCTCGGAACGTTGATGTCGCGCATCGGCCGCGCGCGTGCCGCGCTGCGCGAGATGGAGGAGGGCGCTTCGGCGCGCGGCAAAAATCACCTGAGGATCGTGGGAGTTGAACCATGA
- a CDS encoding amino acid aminotransferase, with protein sequence MFENLQPAPSDKILALIGLYRADTRPGKVDLGVGVYKDRDGKTPVMRAVREAEKRLLASQDTKTYLGLAGDTGFNAAMIKLAFGEKADLSRIRAAQAPGGSGALRLVAELLQRTRPGATVWLSDPTWPNHLPVMRAAGLKVRDYPYFDAASGAVRFDDMVAALKTANSGDVVLLHGCCHNPTGANLDAAQWAKVAEVLLERDLLPFVDIAYQGFGEGLDADAAGLRLLADKVPEMVVASSCSKNFAVYRDRVGAAMIMAKDSAQADVAMSQMLAAARALYSMPPDHGAAAVRMVLEDASLKKDWEAELEEMRLRMLRLRVAFAEALRRQSNSDRFDFVASHRGMFSRLGLTEAQVERLRTEHAVYMVGDSRINVAGLPEDGMDDLAKAIVSVLD encoded by the coding sequence ATGTTCGAAAACCTGCAGCCCGCGCCCTCCGACAAGATCCTCGCCCTGATCGGCCTCTACCGCGCCGACACGCGGCCCGGCAAGGTCGACCTCGGCGTCGGCGTCTACAAGGATCGGGATGGCAAAACACCGGTGATGCGCGCCGTTCGCGAGGCGGAGAAGCGGCTGCTCGCCAGCCAGGACACCAAGACCTATCTCGGTCTTGCCGGCGATACCGGCTTCAACGCCGCGATGATCAAGCTTGCCTTCGGCGAGAAGGCGGATCTTTCGCGCATCCGCGCGGCGCAAGCGCCGGGCGGATCGGGCGCGCTCAGGCTGGTGGCGGAACTTCTGCAGCGCACGCGCCCCGGCGCGACGGTCTGGCTGTCCGATCCGACCTGGCCGAACCACCTGCCGGTGATGCGCGCCGCCGGCCTCAAGGTGCGCGACTATCCCTATTTCGACGCCGCGTCGGGCGCCGTCCGCTTCGACGACATGGTGGCGGCGCTCAAGACGGCCAACAGCGGCGATGTCGTGCTGCTGCATGGCTGCTGTCACAACCCGACGGGCGCCAATCTCGATGCGGCGCAGTGGGCCAAGGTTGCCGAGGTGCTGCTCGAGCGCGACCTGCTGCCCTTCGTCGATATCGCTTACCAGGGTTTCGGCGAAGGCCTCGACGCCGACGCCGCCGGACTGCGGCTGCTGGCCGACAAGGTCCCGGAAATGGTCGTGGCCTCGAGCTGTTCGAAGAATTTCGCCGTCTATCGCGACCGCGTCGGCGCCGCGATGATCATGGCCAAGGACAGCGCGCAGGCGGATGTGGCGATGAGCCAGATGCTGGCGGCGGCCCGAGCGCTCTATTCAATGCCGCCGGACCACGGCGCGGCGGCCGTGCGCATGGTGCTGGAAGACGCCTCGCTCAAGAAGGACTGGGAAGCGGAGCTCGAAGAGATGCGCTTGCGCATGCTCAGGCTGCGCGTCGCTTTCGCCGAGGCGTTGCGCCGGCAGTCCAACTCCGACCGCTTCGATTTCGTCGCCAGCCATCGCGGCATGTTCTCCCGCCTCGGGCTGACGGAAGCCCAAGTCGAGCGCCTGCGCACCGAACATGCCGTCTATATGGTTGGCGACAGCCGCATCAACGTGGCCGGCCTGCCGGAGGACGGCATGGACGATCTCGCCAAGGCGATCGTCTCGGTTCTCGACTGA
- the mazG gene encoding nucleoside triphosphate pyrophosphohydrolase → MKPSKDISRLIEIMAALRAPKTGCPWDIEQNFSTIAPYTIEEAYEVADAIARGDLDDLREELGDLLLQVVYHAQMAEEAGEFAFGDVVEAITTKMIRRHPHVFGDEEARSAGMAKGMWEKIKSAEKADKRNARIARGLDPEDHGKGYLDSVPVALPALTRALKLQEKAARVGFDWSEAAPILDKIEEEIGELREALATGDAAPIKDEFGDMLFAVVNLGRHLKLDAEAALSGTNEKFRSRFHYVEQALEAAGSTLERATLDEMEALWQQAKSAK, encoded by the coding sequence ATGAAACCCTCGAAGGACATTTCCCGGCTGATCGAGATCATGGCGGCGCTCAGGGCGCCGAAGACTGGCTGTCCATGGGACATCGAGCAGAATTTCTCGACCATCGCGCCCTACACGATCGAGGAAGCCTATGAGGTGGCGGACGCGATCGCGCGGGGCGATCTCGACGATCTGCGCGAGGAACTGGGCGACCTCTTGCTGCAGGTCGTCTATCATGCGCAGATGGCCGAGGAAGCCGGCGAGTTCGCGTTCGGCGACGTCGTCGAGGCCATCACCACCAAGATGATCCGCCGCCATCCGCATGTCTTCGGCGACGAGGAAGCGCGCAGCGCCGGCATGGCCAAGGGCATGTGGGAGAAGATCAAGTCGGCGGAGAAGGCCGACAAGCGCAACGCCCGCATCGCGCGCGGCCTCGACCCGGAAGATCACGGCAAGGGTTATCTTGACAGCGTGCCGGTTGCGCTGCCTGCCTTGACCCGTGCGCTCAAGCTGCAGGAGAAAGCGGCCCGCGTCGGTTTCGACTGGAGCGAGGCGGCGCCGATCCTCGACAAGATCGAGGAAGAGATCGGCGAGTTGCGCGAGGCGCTCGCCACGGGTGACGCAGCGCCCATCAAGGACGAGTTCGGCGACATGCTGTTTGCCGTCGTCAACCTCGGCCGCCATTTGAAGCTTGATGCCGAAGCCGCGCTCAGCGGCACCAACGAGAAATTCCGCTCGCGATTCCACTATGTCGAGCAGGCTCTGGAGGCTGCGGGTAGTACGCTCGAGAGAGCGACGCTGGACGAGATGGAAGCGCTCTGGCAGCAGGCCAAAAGCGCAAAATAA